The Paracoccus sp. MC1862 genome includes a window with the following:
- a CDS encoding HNH endonuclease → MLDDPHVETDFRTQFVRDPASLRRNPALVLNADYRPLSYYPLSLWPWQETIKAVFLDRVTILAEYEEVVRSQREAIRIPSVVVLRDYVRPRKRVAFTRFNLFMRDSFCCQYCGSRGDLTFDHVVPRSRGGVTSWENVVAACSPCNLRKANKSLRASGLRLARAPRRPTSEEMHAMGRRFPPNHLHVSWMDYLYWDAELES, encoded by the coding sequence ATGCTTGACGACCCACATGTCGAGACTGACTTCCGCACCCAGTTCGTGCGCGACCCTGCGTCATTGCGGCGCAACCCGGCGCTGGTCCTGAACGCGGACTACCGGCCCCTCAGCTACTATCCCCTGTCGCTGTGGCCCTGGCAGGAAACCATCAAGGCGGTGTTCCTGGACCGCGTCACCATCCTCGCCGAATACGAGGAGGTCGTGCGAAGCCAGAGGGAAGCGATACGCATCCCCTCGGTCGTGGTGCTGAGGGATTATGTCAGACCCAGGAAGCGCGTGGCATTCACGCGCTTCAATCTTTTCATGCGGGACAGTTTCTGTTGCCAATATTGCGGGTCCAGGGGCGACCTGACCTTCGACCACGTGGTGCCCCGGTCGCGCGGCGGCGTGACAAGCTGGGAAAACGTCGTCGCCGCCTGTTCGCCCTGCAACCTGCGAAAGGCGAACAAGAGCCTGCGCGCCTCGGGCCTGCGGCTGGCCCGTGCGCCCCGCCGCCCTACCTCCGAGGAAATGCACGCCATGGGCCGGCGCTTTCCGCCGAACCACCTGCATGTCAGTTGGATGGACTATCTTTACTGGGACGCCGAGCTGGAAAGCTGA
- the trpS gene encoding tryptophan--tRNA ligase, with product MARVHTPRIFSGIQPSGGLTLGNYLGALRRFAEKQGQVETIYCLVDLHAITVWQEPERLRQQTREAAAAFLAAGIDPAQSVLFVQSHVPAHAELGWMLSCVARLGWMNRMTQFKDKAGKNAEAVSLGLYAYPALMAADILAYHATHVPVGEDQKQHVELTRDIAAKFNHDYGTDFFPAPEPVIEGAATRVMSLRDGTKKMSKSDPSDASRINLTDDADAIAQKIRKARTDAEPLPGAMEGLKDRPEARNLVNIHAALSDETPDAVLARFEGQGFGAFKPALADLAVSVLAPITRRMNQLMGDPSEIDRILLEGAERANAIASPIVAEAREIMGMIRGAR from the coding sequence CGGTCTGACGCTGGGCAACTACCTCGGCGCCCTGCGCCGCTTTGCCGAAAAGCAGGGGCAGGTCGAGACGATCTACTGCCTCGTGGACCTGCACGCGATCACCGTCTGGCAGGAGCCCGAGCGGCTGCGCCAGCAGACGCGCGAGGCGGCGGCGGCCTTCCTTGCCGCGGGGATCGACCCGGCGCAGTCGGTGCTGTTCGTGCAAAGCCATGTCCCCGCCCATGCCGAGCTTGGCTGGATGCTGTCCTGCGTGGCCCGCTTGGGCTGGATGAACCGCATGACCCAGTTCAAGGACAAGGCGGGCAAGAACGCCGAGGCCGTCAGCCTTGGCCTTTATGCCTATCCCGCGCTGATGGCGGCGGACATCCTTGCCTATCACGCGACCCATGTGCCGGTGGGCGAGGACCAGAAGCAGCACGTGGAACTGACCCGCGACATCGCGGCCAAGTTCAACCACGACTACGGCACTGATTTCTTTCCCGCACCCGAGCCGGTGATCGAGGGCGCTGCGACCCGCGTCATGTCCCTGCGCGACGGGACGAAGAAGATGTCCAAGTCCGACCCCTCGGACGCCAGCCGCATCAACCTGACCGACGACGCCGACGCCATCGCCCAGAAGATCCGCAAGGCCCGCACCGATGCCGAGCCGCTGCCCGGCGCGATGGAGGGGCTGAAGGACCGGCCCGAGGCGCGGAACCTCGTTAACATCCACGCCGCCCTGTCGGACGAGACGCCCGACGCGGTGCTGGCACGCTTCGAGGGCCAAGGCTTCGGCGCCTTTAAGCCGGCGCTGGCCGACCTTGCGGTGTCGGTGCTGGCGCCGATCACCCGGCGGATGAACCAGTTGATGGGCGATCCTTCCGAGATCGACCGCATCCTGCTGGAAGGGGCCGAAAGGGCAAATGCCATCGCCTCGCCCATCGTGGCGGAAGCGCGCGAGATCATGGGAATGATCCGCGGGGCGCGCTGA
- a CDS encoding PA0069 family radical SAM protein: protein MLPPRNPDEILKARGAAHRPAARFEPYRLVHEDDGWNTTSDENLLRTEVTTEVPRRIITRNDSPDVPFDRSVNPYRGCEHGCIYCFARPSHAWLGLSPGLDFETRIIAKPDAPRLLEAEIARPGYAVAPIAFGTNTDPYQPAEAGLGIMRGCLQVLHDWNHPLSIVTRGRTILRDLDLIGAMAARGQVFVGVSLTTLDPALARLMEPRAPAPATRLKMIRALAEAGVRVRVMLAPMIPALTDHEIESLLAAARAAGAATASMIPIRLPHEVAPLFRDWLDRHHPGRAAHVMSRIRAMRGGRDNDPRFGHRMRGQGPEADLMHQRFRLARRRLGYDGESPPLDASRFAPPPRPGDQLALF from the coding sequence ATGCTGCCGCCCCGCAACCCGGACGAGATCCTCAAGGCCCGTGGCGCCGCGCATCGCCCCGCCGCCCGGTTCGAGCCGTACCGGCTTGTGCACGAGGATGACGGCTGGAACACGACCTCTGACGAAAACCTGCTGCGGACCGAGGTCACGACCGAGGTGCCGCGCCGGATCATCACCCGCAACGATTCGCCAGACGTGCCCTTCGACCGTTCGGTGAACCCGTACCGGGGCTGCGAGCATGGCTGCATCTACTGCTTCGCCCGGCCCAGTCACGCCTGGCTGGGTCTGTCGCCGGGCCTCGATTTCGAAACCCGCATCATCGCTAAGCCGGACGCGCCGAGGCTGCTGGAAGCCGAGATCGCCCGGCCCGGCTATGCCGTGGCCCCCATCGCCTTCGGTACCAACACCGACCCCTATCAGCCGGCGGAGGCGGGCCTGGGGATCATGCGCGGCTGCCTGCAGGTGCTGCACGACTGGAACCACCCGCTCAGCATCGTAACGCGCGGGCGTACCATCCTGCGCGACCTTGACCTGATCGGGGCGATGGCGGCGCGGGGGCAGGTCTTCGTGGGCGTCTCGCTGACCACACTCGACCCCGCGCTTGCCCGTTTGATGGAGCCGCGCGCGCCTGCCCCCGCAACGCGCCTGAAGATGATCCGGGCGCTGGCGGAGGCGGGCGTGCGGGTGCGGGTGATGCTGGCGCCGATGATCCCCGCCCTGACGGATCACGAGATCGAATCGCTCCTTGCCGCCGCGCGGGCTGCGGGTGCGGCCACCGCCAGCATGATCCCGATCCGCCTGCCGCACGAGGTCGCGCCCCTGTTCCGCGACTGGCTGGACCGCCACCATCCGGGGCGCGCCGCCCATGTCATGTCCCGCATCCGGGCCATGCGCGGCGGGCGCGACAACGATCCCCGCTTCGGCCACCGGATGCGCGGCCAAGGACCCGAGGCCGACCTGATGCACCAGCGTTTCCGCCTTGCCCGCAGGCGCCTGGGCTATGACGGCGAAAGCCCGCCGCTGGACGCCAGCCGCTTCGCCCCGCCGCCGCGCCCCGGCGACCAGCTTGCGCTGTTCTGA
- a CDS encoding DNA-3-methyladenine glycosylase, protein MRLIEAEGDIAEGVAHLAAVCPVWARVLPELGPLPLRRREDGFGALMSAIVSQQISVAAAASISARLAAAGLDRPDAIAAAEDAALRACGLSGQKVRYLRALTGADIDFAALRQMPDEEVSATLTALPGIGRWTAEMYLIFALGRADAFAPDDLALQESARIMYGLPERPRGKALAELARPWAPWRAVAARGLWAYYHHAKGREGVT, encoded by the coding sequence CTGCGCCTGATCGAGGCCGAGGGCGACATCGCCGAGGGCGTGGCGCATCTGGCGGCGGTCTGCCCCGTCTGGGCGCGTGTCCTGCCCGAGCTTGGTCCCCTGCCGCTGCGCCGGCGCGAGGACGGCTTCGGCGCGCTCATGTCGGCCATCGTCTCGCAGCAGATCTCGGTCGCGGCGGCTGCCTCCATCTCGGCCCGGCTGGCTGCGGCGGGGCTGGATCGGCCGGATGCCATCGCGGCGGCCGAGGACGCGGCCCTGCGCGCCTGCGGGCTGTCGGGCCAGAAGGTCCGCTACCTGCGGGCGCTGACCGGGGCCGATATCGACTTCGCCGCCCTGCGGCAGATGCCCGACGAGGAGGTCAGCGCCACCCTGACCGCGCTGCCCGGCATCGGCCGCTGGACGGCCGAGATGTATCTGATCTTCGCCCTCGGCCGCGCCGATGCCTTTGCCCCCGACGACCTTGCGTTGCAGGAATCGGCGCGGATCATGTATGGGCTGCCGGAACGCCCGCGTGGCAAGGCGCTGGCCGAACTCGCGCGGCCCTGGGCACCGTGGCGCGCGGTTGCCGCGCGCGGGCTCTGGGCCTATTACCACCACGCCAAGGGACGCGAGGGGGTGACATGA
- the arsC gene encoding arsenate reductase (glutaredoxin) (This arsenate reductase requires both glutathione and glutaredoxin to convert arsenate to arsenite, after which the efflux transporter formed by ArsA and ArsB can extrude the arsenite from the cell, providing resistance.): MTVIWHNPNCSTSRKVLAALRESGDDPEVIEYLKTPPDRETIRQWTANAGLTVRQGLRQRNTPYHDLGLGDPELTDDQLLDSIVAHPILLERPFVRTSLGTRLCRPPERVFEIMANPPAPSTQDGGSPA, encoded by the coding sequence ATGACGGTGATCTGGCACAACCCGAACTGTTCGACCTCGCGCAAGGTGCTGGCCGCGCTGCGCGAAAGCGGCGACGATCCCGAGGTGATCGAATATCTCAAGACCCCGCCCGACCGCGAGACGATCCGGCAATGGACAGCCAACGCCGGGCTGACGGTCCGGCAGGGGCTGCGGCAGCGCAACACCCCCTATCACGACCTCGGCCTGGGCGATCCCGAACTGACCGACGACCAGCTTCTCGATTCGATCGTGGCGCATCCGATCCTGCTGGAACGTCCCTTCGTGCGGACATCGCTCGGCACCCGCCTCTGCCGTCCACCCGAGCGCGTCTTCGAGATCATGGCCAACCCGCCCGCGCCTTCGACGCAGGATGGCGGGTCGCCCGCCTGA
- a CDS encoding GntR family transcriptional regulator, which yields MKDAYSLILSAIDDGTYRPGDRLVESELAERFGVSRTPVREALQRLETQSMLTRDGRSLIVATLDHNQLAELYTVRTELEALAARLAARHATREEVRVLGQMVDDDLRIVDDPQALSRANRRFHHQIHLASHNRYLVQQLDIVHRTMALMARTSLAAEGRGQRSLTEHREIVEAIASGDGDAAENALRNHISTAFETRLMESARAWASTIEQGRK from the coding sequence ATGAAAGACGCATACAGCCTGATCCTGTCAGCGATCGACGACGGCACCTACCGTCCCGGCGACCGGCTGGTCGAATCGGAACTGGCCGAACGCTTCGGCGTCAGCCGCACCCCCGTGCGCGAGGCGCTGCAGCGACTGGAAACCCAGTCGATGCTGACCCGCGACGGCCGCAGCCTGATCGTGGCGACGCTGGACCACAACCAGCTGGCCGAGCTTTACACCGTCCGCACCGAGCTTGAGGCGCTGGCGGCCCGCCTTGCCGCCCGCCATGCCACGCGCGAGGAGGTGCGGGTGCTGGGCCAGATGGTGGACGACGACCTGCGCATCGTGGACGACCCGCAGGCGCTCAGCCGCGCGAACCGGCGCTTCCACCACCAGATCCACCTCGCATCCCACAACCGCTATCTCGTGCAGCAACTCGACATCGTGCACCGGACCATGGCGCTGATGGCGCGGACCTCGCTGGCCGCCGAAGGGCGGGGCCAGCGGTCGCTGACCGAGCATCGCGAGATCGTCGAGGCCATCGCCTCGGGCGACGGGGACGCGGCGGAAAACGCGCTGCGCAACCACATCTCGACCGCCTTCGAGACGCGGCTGATGGAATCCGCCCGCGCCTGGGCCAGCACCATCGAGCAGGGCCGCAAGTGA
- a CDS encoding alpha/beta hydrolase, protein MTRELQSDRRGPEKAGSVIVFLHGYGADGADLLGLAEPLGRYLPDTVFYAPNASEPCVNNPFGFQWFPIPWLDGSTEAQARASMEKSIDDVNAFLDNVLAREGLQADRMVVVGFSQGTMMALHVLPRRDKAVAGIVGFSGRLLAPELVGEARVRPPVLLLHGDQDPMVPFADMGLAERALAGAGFDIATHVMPGTGHGISPDGLGAALSFIRKVLGAK, encoded by the coding sequence ATGACGCGCGAGTTGCAATCGGATCGCCGGGGGCCTGAGAAAGCCGGTTCCGTCATCGTCTTCCTGCACGGCTACGGCGCGGATGGCGCCGACCTGCTGGGTCTGGCCGAGCCATTGGGCCGCTACCTGCCCGACACCGTCTTCTATGCCCCGAACGCCTCCGAGCCCTGCGTCAACAATCCCTTCGGCTTCCAGTGGTTTCCGATTCCTTGGCTGGACGGCTCGACCGAGGCGCAGGCCCGCGCCTCGATGGAGAAGTCCATAGACGATGTGAACGCCTTCCTTGACAACGTGCTGGCGCGTGAGGGGCTGCAGGCCGACCGCATGGTGGTCGTCGGCTTCTCGCAGGGGACGATGATGGCGCTGCATGTCCTGCCGCGCCGGGACAAGGCCGTGGCGGGGATCGTCGGCTTCTCGGGCCGGCTTCTGGCGCCGGAACTGGTGGGCGAGGCAAGGGTTCGCCCCCCGGTCCTGCTGCTGCACGGCGACCAGGATCCGATGGTGCCCTTTGCCGACATGGGGCTGGCGGAACGGGCGCTGGCGGGGGCCGGCTTCGACATTGCCACCCATGTGATGCCTGGCACCGGCCATGGCATCTCGCCCGATGGCCTTGGCGCGGCGCTGAGCTTTATCCGCAAGGTACTGGGCGCGAAGTGA